A window from Streptomyces sp. NBC_00299 encodes these proteins:
- a CDS encoding GAF domain-containing protein translates to MSYGPPHPVARLLLTPEDKEAPARAQRLLRMGLGEHPDPALDVFADHLAEHTGAPYAMVNFLGENRQFFAGLHVRHALNLARADESKPQLGRHMERDHGFCPHVVVRRKALVLEDVRDYPRFAGNPIVDEFGIRSYLGAPLIDGAGMVIGTVCVVDVEPRPWGRAGLDTIKASAADLVTRLERREADGLPLL, encoded by the coding sequence ATGAGCTACGGCCCACCCCATCCGGTCGCTCGCCTGCTGCTCACCCCCGAGGACAAGGAGGCCCCCGCCCGCGCGCAGCGGCTGCTTCGCATGGGCCTGGGGGAACACCCCGATCCGGCCCTTGACGTCTTCGCGGACCATCTGGCCGAGCACACCGGGGCGCCGTACGCCATGGTCAACTTCCTCGGCGAGAACCGTCAGTTCTTCGCCGGCCTGCATGTGCGGCATGCCCTGAACCTCGCCCGCGCCGACGAGAGCAAGCCCCAGCTGGGCCGCCATATGGAGCGCGACCATGGGTTCTGCCCCCATGTGGTCGTCCGACGCAAGGCGCTGGTCCTGGAGGACGTCCGCGACTACCCGCGATTCGCCGGGAACCCGATCGTGGACGAGTTCGGCATCCGCTCCTATCTGGGCGCCCCGCTCATCGACGGCGCGGGGATGGTGATCGGTACGGTGTGCGTCGTCGACGTGGAGCCGCGGCCCTGGGGGAGAGCCGGACTGGACACCATCAAGGCGTCGGCGGCGGACCTGGTCACCCGGCTGGAGCGGCGGGAGGCCGACGGGCTCCCGCTGCTGTGA
- a CDS encoding GTP-binding protein yields MDYDDSSDPFPTALKILVAGGFGVGKTTFVGAVSEIAPLSTEELLTTVSAATDSLEGIENKVETTVAMDFGRITLDPEHVLYLFGTPGQERFWFMWDELSEGALGAVILADTRRLEECFAAVDFFEQRGLGFIVAINEFDGGYRYDPEEVRAAIDLDPQVPVVRCDARISSSGVQTLLTLVRHLIAHAPAPAPSHGAHM; encoded by the coding sequence GACAGCTCTGACCCCTTCCCCACCGCGCTGAAGATCTTGGTGGCGGGAGGGTTCGGGGTAGGGAAGACGACCTTCGTCGGCGCGGTGAGCGAGATCGCGCCGCTCAGCACGGAGGAGCTGCTCACCACGGTCAGCGCCGCGACCGACAGCCTTGAAGGGATCGAGAACAAGGTCGAGACGACGGTGGCCATGGACTTCGGCCGCATCACGCTCGATCCGGAACACGTCCTGTATCTCTTCGGCACGCCCGGACAGGAGCGGTTCTGGTTCATGTGGGACGAACTCTCCGAGGGTGCGCTCGGCGCGGTCATCCTCGCCGACACCCGGCGACTGGAGGAATGCTTTGCCGCCGTCGACTTCTTCGAACAGCGGGGCCTCGGATTCATCGTCGCGATCAACGAGTTCGACGGCGGCTACCGTTACGACCCGGAGGAGGTCCGAGCCGCGATCGACCTCGACCCGCAGGTCCCCGTCGTCCGTTGCGACGCCCGGATCTCCAGCTCCGGTGTCCAGACCCTGCTGACCCTGGTCCGGCACCTCATCGCTCACGCGCCGGCACCCGCGCCGAGCCACGGCGCCCACATGTGA